A window of the Streptomyces formicae genome harbors these coding sequences:
- a CDS encoding Lrp/AsnC family transcriptional regulator has protein sequence MAESVELDPVDLHILRVLQNDARTTYREVAAEVGVAPSTCLDRVARLRRAGVILGHQLRLDPAKLGRGLEALLSVQVRPHRRELIGPFVDRIRALPESRALFHLTGPDDYLVHVAVADTADLQRLVLDEFTSRPEVARVETRLIFQQWDCGPLLPPGS, from the coding sequence ATGGCCGAATCCGTCGAACTGGACCCGGTGGATCTCCACATACTGCGCGTTCTTCAGAACGACGCCCGGACCACCTACCGGGAGGTGGCCGCCGAGGTGGGCGTCGCACCCTCGACCTGTCTCGACCGGGTGGCCCGGCTGCGCCGCGCCGGTGTCATCCTGGGCCATCAGCTCCGACTCGATCCGGCCAAACTCGGCCGGGGGCTTGAAGCGCTGCTCTCCGTTCAGGTGCGCCCCCACCGACGCGAGCTGATCGGACCCTTCGTGGACCGGATCCGGGCGCTGCCCGAGTCCCGTGCGCTCTTCCATCTGACCGGGCCGGACGACTATCTCGTGCACGTGGCCGTCGCCGACACGGCCGATCTCCAGCGGCTGGTGCTCGACGAGTTCACCTCGCGGCCCGAAGTCGCCCGTGTGGAGACCCGGTTGATCTTCCAGCAGTGGGACTGCGGACCGCTGCTCCCGCCGGGTTCCTGA
- a CDS encoding rhodanese-like domain-containing protein: MNPVLRVPPAPPAEAAAHFSASLAFHADVSDVAAALAAGGDPGFVLLDSRSTEAWDQGHVPGAVHLPTALVPEQAAQLLDPSVPVVTYCWGPGCNGATRAALALAELGYRVKEMLGGFEYWVREGFAYETWEGERRGAPDPLTAPVGAGACGC, encoded by the coding sequence ATGAACCCCGTACTCCGTGTCCCCCCGGCACCGCCGGCCGAGGCCGCCGCCCACTTCTCCGCGAGCCTGGCGTTCCACGCCGACGTCTCCGACGTGGCCGCCGCGCTCGCCGCAGGCGGCGACCCCGGATTCGTCCTGCTCGACTCCCGCTCCACCGAGGCGTGGGACCAGGGCCACGTCCCCGGGGCGGTCCACCTGCCCACCGCCCTCGTCCCCGAGCAGGCGGCACAGCTCCTCGACCCGTCCGTACCGGTCGTCACCTACTGCTGGGGCCCAGGCTGCAACGGCGCCACCCGCGCGGCGCTCGCCCTCGCCGAACTCGGCTACCGGGTCAAGGAGATGCTCGGCGGCTTCGAGTACTGGGTGCGGGAGGGCTTCGCGTACGAGACCTGGGAGGGCGAGCGGCGCGGCGCCCCCGACCCCCTCACGGCACCGGTCGGGGCAGGGGCGTGCGGCTGCTGA
- a CDS encoding alkaline phosphatase D family protein: protein MPYNRRAVLRSSLAASAALTLGAATPAQVLRGRPSAGWGVQTGDATSSSATVWVRSDRPARMLVETSATESFRRTRSWRGPLLGPGTDFTGTAALRGLPAGEQIHYRVTLTDPDDPRRRGEPVLGTFRTAPARRRSGVRFLWSGDIAGQGWGINPDIGGFRAYEEMRRLDPDFFLCSGDTVYADGPLVPSVTLPDGRVWRNITTEEKSKVAETLDEYRGNFRYNLLDANVRRFNAQVPTVVQWDDHEVRNNWYPGQILDDARYTEKDVDVLAGRALRAFGEYFPVSTLRTGGSEGRMHRVVRYGPLLDVFVLEMRSYRNANSPGRQADDTTGILGAEQLAWLKRELARSRAVWKVLAADMPLGLVVPDGAANFEAVAQGDPGAPLGRELQIAELLRFIKHRRITGTVWLTADVHYTSAQHYAPERAAFTDFAPFWEFVSGPLAAGGFPANALDATFGPERVFVRAPERANVSPLESPQYFGEVDIDGGSGELTVRLRAEGGTVLFSKVLQPGRVGQ, encoded by the coding sequence ATGCCGTACAACCGCCGTGCCGTACTGCGCAGTTCGCTCGCCGCCTCGGCGGCGCTCACGCTCGGGGCCGCCACCCCCGCCCAGGTGCTGCGCGGCAGGCCGAGCGCCGGCTGGGGCGTACAGACCGGCGATGCCACCTCCTCGTCGGCGACGGTGTGGGTACGGTCGGACCGGCCGGCCCGGATGCTCGTGGAGACCTCGGCGACCGAGTCGTTCCGCCGTACGCGCAGCTGGCGCGGCCCCCTGCTGGGCCCCGGCACGGACTTCACCGGCACGGCGGCGCTGCGCGGACTGCCGGCGGGCGAGCAGATCCACTACCGGGTGACGCTCACCGACCCCGACGACCCGCGCCGCCGCGGCGAGCCCGTGCTCGGCACGTTCCGCACAGCACCCGCACGCCGCCGCTCCGGTGTGCGCTTCCTGTGGTCGGGCGACATCGCCGGGCAGGGCTGGGGCATCAACCCGGACATCGGCGGCTTCCGCGCGTACGAGGAGATGCGGCGGCTCGACCCGGACTTCTTCCTGTGCAGCGGGGACACGGTGTACGCGGACGGGCCGCTCGTCCCCAGCGTGACGCTGCCGGACGGGCGGGTGTGGCGCAACATCACCACCGAGGAGAAGTCCAAGGTCGCGGAGACGCTCGACGAGTACCGCGGGAACTTCCGCTACAACCTGCTCGACGCGAACGTCCGCCGGTTCAACGCACAGGTGCCGACGGTGGTGCAGTGGGACGACCACGAGGTGCGCAACAACTGGTACCCGGGCCAGATCCTCGACGACGCGCGCTACACGGAGAAGGACGTGGACGTGCTGGCGGGGCGCGCGCTGCGGGCGTTCGGCGAGTACTTCCCCGTCTCCACGCTCCGGACGGGCGGCAGCGAGGGGCGGATGCACCGGGTCGTGCGGTACGGGCCGCTACTCGACGTCTTCGTCCTCGAGATGCGCTCGTACCGCAACGCCAACTCCCCCGGGCGGCAGGCCGATGACACGACCGGCATCCTGGGCGCGGAGCAACTGGCCTGGCTCAAGCGCGAGCTGGCCCGCTCGCGCGCGGTGTGGAAGGTGCTCGCGGCCGACATGCCGCTCGGGCTGGTCGTCCCGGACGGTGCGGCGAACTTCGAGGCGGTCGCGCAGGGTGATCCGGGCGCACCTCTCGGGCGCGAGCTGCAGATCGCCGAGCTGCTTCGGTTCATCAAGCACCGGCGGATCACCGGCACGGTGTGGCTGACCGCGGACGTCCACTACACGTCGGCGCAGCACTACGCGCCGGAGCGGGCCGCGTTCACGGACTTCGCCCCGTTCTGGGAGTTCGTCTCCGGGCCGCTGGCGGCGGGAGGCTTCCCGGCGAACGCGCTCGACGCGACGTTCGGACCGGAGCGGGTCTTCGTACGGGCGCCGGAGCGGGCCAACGTGTCGCCGTTGGAGTCGCCGCAGTACTTCGGCGAGGTCGACATCGACGGCGGCAGCGGGGAGTTGACGGTGCGGCTGAGGGCGGAGGGCGGAACGGTACTGTTCAGCAAGGTGCTGCAGCCGGGGCGGGTCGGCCAGTAG
- a CDS encoding GNAT family N-acetyltransferase yields the protein MTEVTSAKRTTRRHHHWRRDLVELAALFTAVAVADAVANMIAHGPDGPYLLVASAVALIATAAFHTWWARRHSHAPPTADTGGPGATGSGTGLAFTTTEPGASTAEGESTHPRETTLWRMRTTVRDEPGTLAALCTALARHQVDILTLQTHPLADGTVDEFLLRAPAALQAQQITREVAGAGGRSTWIERADAHDLVDTPTRLLGLATRTALDAAELPLALRQLLGRCTIHSLPTTTLGGRPAGDPVPEEGVLDETVIRLRDPHGGTITVERPYLPFTPTEFARARALVELDARLGPRIPRSQDVLTLPEGNEITVRRADRGDLAAARDMHDRCSARTLSLRYHGPVGDADRYLNHLLSPRFGRTLAVQTASGRIVALGHLLWDGDETEVALLVEDEWQHRGIGSELLGRLVTMAVEARCESVYAVTQASNTGMVAAMRGLGLPLDYQIEEGTLVITARLAAGPAPSRVPCEIPRGPSRDLPRHAPRHPRLPELPPHKRA from the coding sequence ATGACTGAAGTGACTTCCGCGAAGCGCACCACCCGCCGTCACCACCACTGGCGGCGGGACCTGGTCGAGCTGGCCGCCCTGTTCACCGCCGTCGCCGTGGCCGACGCGGTGGCGAACATGATCGCTCACGGCCCCGACGGCCCGTACCTGCTCGTCGCCTCGGCCGTCGCCCTCATCGCCACCGCCGCGTTCCACACATGGTGGGCACGCCGCCACAGCCATGCGCCCCCGACAGCCGATACCGGCGGTCCCGGAGCCACAGGCTCCGGGACCGGGCTCGCCTTCACCACCACGGAGCCGGGCGCGTCCACTGCCGAGGGCGAGTCGACGCACCCGCGCGAGACGACGCTGTGGCGGATGCGGACGACCGTACGGGACGAGCCCGGCACCCTCGCCGCGCTGTGCACCGCCCTCGCCCGGCACCAGGTGGACATCCTCACCCTTCAGACGCACCCGCTGGCGGACGGCACGGTCGACGAGTTCCTGCTGCGGGCGCCCGCAGCGCTCCAGGCCCAGCAGATCACCCGCGAGGTCGCGGGCGCCGGCGGCCGGAGCACCTGGATCGAGCGCGCCGACGCCCATGACCTGGTGGACACCCCGACCAGGCTGCTCGGCCTCGCCACGCGCACCGCGCTTGACGCGGCCGAACTGCCGCTCGCGCTGCGCCAGCTGCTGGGCCGGTGCACCATCCACTCGCTGCCCACCACCACGCTCGGGGGCCGGCCGGCCGGCGACCCGGTCCCCGAGGAAGGGGTGCTGGACGAGACGGTGATACGGCTGCGCGACCCCCACGGCGGCACGATCACGGTCGAGCGGCCGTATCTGCCGTTCACACCGACCGAGTTCGCGCGGGCGCGCGCGCTGGTCGAGCTGGACGCCCGCCTCGGCCCGCGCATCCCGCGCAGCCAGGACGTGCTGACGCTCCCCGAGGGCAACGAGATCACGGTGCGGCGGGCCGACCGCGGCGATCTCGCGGCCGCCCGGGACATGCACGACCGCTGCTCCGCACGCACCCTGAGCCTGCGCTACCACGGCCCCGTCGGTGACGCCGACCGCTATCTCAACCACCTGCTCAGCCCGCGCTTCGGCCGCACCCTGGCCGTCCAGACGGCCTCAGGCCGGATCGTCGCCCTCGGCCATCTGCTCTGGGACGGCGACGAGACCGAGGTCGCCCTGCTCGTCGAGGACGAGTGGCAGCACCGCGGCATCGGCTCGGAGCTGCTCGGCAGGCTCGTCACGATGGCCGTCGAGGCGCGCTGCGAGAGCGTGTACGCCGTGACGCAGGCGTCCAACACGGGCATGGTCGCCGCGATGCGCGGGCTCGGCCTCCCCCTCGACTACCAGATAGAGGAGGGGACGCTGGTGATCACCGCCCGGCTGGCCGCGGGTCCCGCGCCGTCCCGGGTGCCGTGCGAGATCCCGCGCGGACCGTCGCGTGACCTTCCTCGCCACGCGCCGCGGCACCCCCGGCTCCCGGAGCTGCCGCCGCACAAGCGGGCTTAG
- a CDS encoding RNA polymerase sigma-70 factor, translated as MATDTVTDVFEAHRSLLTGVAYRMLGRFADAEDVVQDAWLRWSAEERDDVREPRGYLVRITTRLAIDRLRQAQSRRESYVGPWLPEPIATDFGDTAPDTAERAVLTESVSLAVLVVLESLSPLERAVFVLREAFGFPYGDIATALDRSEAAVRQLAGRARRHVEERRPRYDVDPVERRALTERFLAAASGGDLDELLGLLAPDVRLVSDSGGKSKAPRRVIETADKVGRFLFAVAKGPVPAGEFRLTEVNGAPGLLVLSGGRPDTVFQVEVRDGRIQCIYLVRNPDKLGGLAG; from the coding sequence GTGGCGACCGACACCGTGACCGACGTCTTCGAGGCACACCGCTCCCTGCTGACGGGAGTGGCGTACCGCATGCTCGGCCGGTTCGCCGACGCCGAGGACGTCGTCCAGGACGCGTGGCTGCGCTGGTCGGCCGAGGAGCGCGACGACGTCCGGGAGCCGCGCGGCTATCTCGTACGGATCACCACGCGGCTCGCCATCGACCGGCTGCGGCAGGCGCAGTCGCGCCGCGAGTCGTACGTCGGGCCCTGGCTGCCCGAGCCCATCGCCACCGACTTCGGTGACACCGCGCCCGACACCGCCGAACGCGCCGTGCTGACGGAGTCCGTGTCCCTCGCCGTCCTCGTCGTCCTCGAATCCCTCTCGCCGCTGGAGCGCGCGGTGTTCGTGCTCCGCGAGGCGTTCGGGTTCCCGTACGGGGACATCGCCACGGCCCTCGACCGCAGCGAGGCCGCGGTGCGCCAGCTCGCCGGGCGGGCGCGCCGCCACGTCGAGGAACGCAGGCCGCGGTACGATGTCGACCCGGTCGAACGCCGCGCGCTGACGGAGCGGTTCCTCGCCGCGGCCTCCGGCGGCGACCTGGACGAGCTGCTCGGACTGCTCGCCCCGGACGTCCGGCTGGTCAGCGACAGCGGCGGCAAGTCGAAGGCGCCGCGGCGCGTCATCGAGACCGCGGACAAGGTCGGGCGCTTCCTGTTCGCCGTCGCCAAGGGCCCGGTGCCCGCCGGGGAGTTCCGCCTCACCGAGGTCAACGGAGCGCCGGGGCTGCTCGTGCTCTCCGGCGGCCGGCCGGACACCGTTTTCCAGGTCGAGGTCAGGGACGGCCGGATCCAGTGCATCTATCTGGTGCGCAATCCGGACAAGCTCGGCGGGCTCGCGGGGTAG
- a CDS encoding DUF885 domain-containing protein: MPETPSSALPRQVADAYVDALIDLDPITGTYLGVPESAGRLPDFSPAGQDALADLARATLERLDEAERLPGAGTDAERRCGRLLRERLTAELAVHDAEEGLRTVSNLRSPAHAVRNVFTVMPTGSKSDWAAVAERLRAVPEALEGYRESLALGLERKLPAGPRATAAFIGQLEEWSGAGRAPGWFEEFVAPGPAELRAELDSAARAATAAVAGLHDWMRDVYAPAVESASDTVGRERYVRWARFFNGTDLDIDEAYAYGWAEYHRLLAEMTAEADKILPGAGPWEALAHLDEHGTHIEGVDEVRTWLQSLMDEAVHALDGTHFELAERVRRVESRIAPAGSAAAPYYTGPSEDFSRPGQTWLPTMGETRFPVYDLVSTWYHEGVPGHHLQIAQWAHVADQLSRYQATIGSVSANCEGWALYAERLMDELGFLPDAERRLGYLDAQMMRACRVIVDIGMHLELEIPADSPFHPGERWTPELAQEFFGRHSGRPADFVESELTRYLSMPAQAIGYKLGERAWLLGRERARAAHGDAFDAKAWHMAALSQGPLGLDDLVDELSKL, encoded by the coding sequence ATGCCAGAGACACCGAGCAGCGCGCTGCCCCGCCAGGTCGCCGACGCCTACGTCGACGCACTCATCGACCTCGACCCGATCACCGGTACCTACCTCGGAGTTCCGGAGAGCGCAGGCCGCCTCCCCGACTTCTCCCCGGCCGGCCAGGACGCACTGGCCGACCTCGCCCGCGCGACGCTCGAAAGGCTCGACGAGGCCGAGCGGCTGCCCGGTGCCGGCACGGACGCCGAACGGCGGTGCGGGCGGCTGCTGCGCGAGCGCCTCACGGCCGAACTGGCCGTGCACGATGCCGAAGAGGGGCTGCGCACCGTCAGCAATCTCCGCTCCCCCGCGCACGCGGTGCGCAATGTGTTCACCGTCATGCCGACCGGTTCGAAATCCGACTGGGCTGCCGTGGCGGAGCGGCTGCGGGCGGTGCCCGAAGCGCTGGAGGGCTACCGGGAGTCGCTCGCCCTCGGGCTCGAACGCAAGCTGCCTGCCGGGCCGCGGGCGACTGCCGCCTTCATCGGACAGCTGGAGGAGTGGTCGGGAGCGGGCCGGGCACCGGGCTGGTTCGAGGAGTTCGTCGCCCCGGGCCCGGCCGAGCTCCGCGCCGAACTCGACAGCGCCGCACGGGCGGCGACCGCCGCGGTCGCCGGGCTGCACGACTGGATGCGCGACGTCTACGCGCCGGCTGTCGAGTCGGCTTCCGACACCGTGGGCCGTGAGCGGTACGTGCGCTGGGCGCGCTTCTTCAACGGCACCGACCTCGACATCGACGAGGCGTACGCGTACGGCTGGGCCGAGTACCACCGGCTGCTGGCCGAGATGACGGCCGAGGCGGACAAGATCCTGCCGGGCGCGGGTCCCTGGGAGGCCCTCGCCCACCTCGACGAGCACGGCACCCACATCGAGGGCGTCGACGAGGTCCGGACCTGGCTGCAGAGCCTGATGGACGAGGCCGTCCACGCGCTCGACGGCACGCACTTCGAGCTCGCCGAGCGGGTGCGGCGGGTCGAGTCCCGTATCGCGCCGGCGGGCAGCGCGGCGGCCCCGTACTACACGGGACCCTCGGAGGACTTCTCGCGACCCGGCCAGACCTGGCTGCCGACCATGGGCGAGACGCGCTTCCCGGTGTACGACCTGGTCTCCACCTGGTACCACGAGGGCGTCCCGGGCCACCACCTCCAGATCGCGCAGTGGGCGCACGTCGCCGACCAGCTCTCGCGCTACCAGGCCACGATCGGCTCGGTCAGCGCCAACTGCGAGGGCTGGGCGCTGTACGCGGAGCGCCTCATGGACGAGCTCGGCTTCCTGCCCGACGCCGAGCGCAGGCTCGGCTATCTGGACGCGCAGATGATGCGGGCCTGCCGGGTGATCGTCGACATCGGCATGCACCTGGAGCTGGAGATCCCGGCCGACTCGCCGTTCCACCCGGGCGAGCGCTGGACGCCGGAGCTGGCGCAGGAGTTCTTCGGCCGCCACAGTGGACGGCCGGCGGACTTCGTCGAGAGCGAGCTGACCCGCTATCTCTCCATGCCGGCCCAGGCCATCGGCTACAAGCTCGGTGAGCGGGCGTGGCTGCTGGGCCGTGAGCGGGCACGGGCGGCGCACGGCGATGCGTTCGACGCGAAGGCGTGGCACATGGCCGCGCTGTCCCAGGGGCCGCTCGGCCTGGACGACCTCGTCGACGAGCTGTCGAAGCTCTGA
- a CDS encoding alpha/beta fold hydrolase — protein sequence MVSKVSFTLETPGGGRELSVAYERLGDGEPLLLLHGIGHHWQAWEPVLPVLAAERDVIAVDLPGFGASPALPDGVSYDLSTVVPVLGAFCEALGIDRPHVAGNSLGGLLALELGREKLVRSVTAISPAGFWTDGERRYAFGTLLAMRRGARILPLPVIDRLSRTAAGRAALTSTIYARPGRRSPEAVVAETLALREAAGFRRTLDAGRRVLFTDDVPGLPVTVAWGTRDRLLLRRQGVRAKQAIPGARLVRLPGCGHVPMNDDPALVARVILDGSR from the coding sequence ATGGTCTCGAAGGTCTCGTTCACGCTCGAAACCCCCGGCGGCGGCCGCGAGCTGTCCGTCGCGTACGAACGCCTCGGCGACGGGGAGCCCTTGCTGCTGCTCCACGGCATCGGGCACCACTGGCAGGCATGGGAACCGGTGCTGCCCGTCCTCGCGGCCGAGCGGGACGTCATCGCGGTCGATCTGCCCGGCTTCGGTGCCTCCCCGGCGCTGCCCGACGGCGTGTCGTACGACTTGTCGACCGTGGTCCCGGTGCTGGGGGCGTTCTGTGAGGCGCTCGGCATCGACCGGCCGCATGTCGCGGGCAATTCGCTCGGCGGGCTGCTCGCGCTTGAGCTGGGGCGCGAGAAGCTCGTACGGTCCGTCACGGCGATCTCCCCCGCCGGGTTCTGGACGGACGGTGAGCGCCGCTACGCGTTCGGGACGCTGCTCGCGATGCGCCGCGGCGCCCGGATCCTGCCGCTGCCGGTGATCGACCGGCTGTCCCGTACGGCCGCCGGGCGTGCGGCACTCACCAGCACCATCTACGCCCGCCCCGGGCGCCGTTCGCCCGAGGCGGTCGTCGCCGAGACGCTCGCGCTCCGCGAGGCCGCCGGTTTCCGCCGGACGCTCGACGCGGGGCGCCGGGTGCTGTTCACCGACGACGTGCCCGGACTGCCCGTCACCGTGGCCTGGGGCACCCGCGACCGGCTGCTTCTGCGCCGCCAGGGTGTCCGTGCCAAGCAGGCGATCCCCGGGGCCCGGCTGGTGCGGCTGCCCGGCTGCGGGCATGTGCCGATGAACGACGATCCGGCGCTGGTCGCGCGCGTGATCCTCGACGGCAGCCGCTGA
- a CDS encoding Lrp/AsnC family transcriptional regulator produces the protein MTGYSPDATDWRILDALQSQGRASFTELARTVSMSPSAVTERVRRLEEAGVISGYAAVVDPERLGLPILAFVRLRYPNGNYKPFHDLLSATPEVLEAHHVTGDDCFVLKVAARSMSHLEEVSGRIGTLGSVTTSVVYSSPLPRRAISR, from the coding sequence ATGACGGGATATTCACCGGACGCCACGGACTGGCGCATCCTCGACGCCCTGCAGAGCCAGGGGCGCGCCAGTTTCACCGAGCTGGCAAGGACGGTCTCGATGTCGCCGAGCGCGGTGACCGAGCGGGTCCGCCGGCTGGAGGAGGCCGGGGTCATCTCCGGCTACGCGGCGGTGGTGGACCCGGAGCGGCTCGGGCTGCCGATCCTCGCGTTCGTGCGGCTGCGGTATCCGAACGGCAACTACAAGCCGTTCCACGACCTGCTCTCGGCGACGCCCGAGGTGCTGGAGGCACATCATGTGACGGGCGACGACTGCTTCGTGCTCAAGGTCGCCGCCAGGTCGATGAGTCACCTCGAAGAGGTGTCCGGGAGGATCGGCACGCTCGGATCGGTGACGACGAGCGTCGTCTACTCGTCCCCGCTGCCGCGCCGGGCGATCAGCCGCTGA
- a CDS encoding trans-sulfuration enzyme family protein, with amino-acid sequence MDYAAPTTPAATPTARALATEAVHAGREDLVALGLHAAPIDLSTTYPSHDVAAEAARIDTFAATGARLDGPPVYARLDNPTTARFETALARLEGTADAVAFASGMAGLTAVLLVRASLGLRHVVAVRPLYGCSDHLLDGGLLGTEVTWTDPAGVADAIRPDTGLVMVETPANPTLAETDIRALAHVCGSVPLLVDNTFATPVLQRPVEQGARVVLHSATKYLGGHGDVMGGVVACDEEFAAALRQVRFATGGVLHPMAGYLLLRGLATLPVRIWAASVTAAELARRLAADPRVARVHYPEVGGAMVSFEVYGEPRDVIAGVRLITPAVSLGSVDTLIQHPASISHRIVAEGDRRAAGVSDRLLRMSVGLEDVEDLWADLCEALSATPARLASARAASV; translated from the coding sequence ATGGACTACGCCGCCCCGACCACCCCCGCCGCCACACCCACCGCGCGGGCGCTGGCCACCGAAGCCGTGCACGCCGGCCGCGAGGACCTCGTCGCCCTCGGCCTGCACGCCGCACCGATCGATCTGTCCACCACCTACCCCTCGCACGACGTGGCGGCGGAGGCGGCGCGGATCGACACCTTCGCCGCGACCGGCGCCCGGCTCGACGGCCCGCCGGTCTACGCCCGGCTCGACAACCCCACGACGGCCCGCTTCGAGACGGCGCTCGCCCGGCTGGAGGGCACGGCCGACGCCGTCGCCTTCGCCAGCGGAATGGCCGGCCTCACCGCGGTCCTGCTGGTCAGGGCCTCCCTGGGCCTGCGCCACGTGGTCGCCGTCCGGCCGCTCTACGGCTGCAGCGACCACCTCCTGGACGGCGGGCTGCTCGGCACCGAGGTGACCTGGACCGATCCGGCGGGCGTCGCCGACGCGATCCGGCCGGACACCGGCCTCGTGATGGTCGAGACCCCGGCGAACCCCACCCTCGCCGAGACCGACATCCGCGCCCTCGCCCATGTGTGCGGCTCGGTGCCGCTGCTGGTCGACAACACCTTCGCCACCCCCGTCCTCCAGCGCCCCGTCGAGCAGGGCGCCCGGGTCGTCCTGCACAGCGCGACCAAGTACTTGGGCGGGCACGGCGACGTCATGGGCGGGGTCGTGGCCTGCGACGAGGAGTTCGCGGCCGCCCTGCGGCAGGTGCGCTTCGCCACCGGAGGGGTGCTGCACCCGATGGCCGGCTATCTGCTGCTGCGCGGACTGGCCACGCTTCCGGTACGGATATGGGCGGCATCGGTCACCGCGGCCGAACTGGCACGGCGGCTCGCCGCCGACCCGCGCGTCGCCCGGGTCCACTACCCCGAGGTGGGCGGCGCGATGGTCTCGTTCGAGGTGTACGGCGAGCCGCGCGACGTGATCGCGGGGGTCCGGCTGATCACGCCCGCGGTGAGCCTCGGCAGCGTCGACACGCTGATCCAGCACCCGGCCTCCATCAGCCACCGGATCGTGGCCGAGGGAGACCGGCGTGCCGCGGGCGTCAGCGACCGGCTGCTGCGCATGTCGGTCGGTCTGGAGGACGTCGAGGACCTCTGGGCGGACCTCTGCGAGGCGCTCAGCGCCACGCCCGCCCGGCTCGCCTCCGCGCGCGCCGCCTCCGTGTGA
- a CDS encoding SDR family oxidoreductase: protein MPKSPPPGTAELRRDPLPLRGRTALVTGASRCGGIGYAIARRLAAYGASLYLHHHVPHDAAQPWGAEPSGPEAVADGVREALGDPQARVLHGPGDLTDPDAPAELMDRAAGALGRVDILVANHALSGSDGTLDTIDAAMLDAHWATDARSVILLTQAYARLRAALPPRTPGGRVVMMTSGQDIADGMPHEVAYALANGALASATRTLATALGDLAVTVNTVDPGPVDTDYLSGDVYEAIAARFPAGRWGMPDDPARLIAWLATDEAEWVTGQVVNSEGGFRRT from the coding sequence GTGCCCAAGTCCCCGCCCCCCGGCACGGCCGAGCTGCGCCGTGACCCCCTGCCGCTCCGTGGCCGTACCGCGCTGGTGACCGGTGCGAGCCGGTGCGGCGGCATCGGATACGCGATCGCCCGCCGGCTCGCCGCGTACGGCGCGAGCCTCTATCTCCACCACCACGTCCCGCACGACGCCGCCCAGCCCTGGGGCGCCGAGCCCAGCGGCCCCGAGGCGGTGGCGGACGGCGTGCGGGAGGCGCTCGGCGACCCGCAGGCGCGGGTCCTCCACGGCCCGGGCGATCTGACCGACCCCGACGCCCCGGCGGAGCTGATGGACCGCGCGGCCGGGGCGCTAGGTCGTGTCGACATCCTCGTCGCCAACCACGCCCTCAGCGGCTCCGACGGCACGCTCGACACCATCGACGCGGCCATGCTCGATGCCCACTGGGCGACCGACGCGCGCTCCGTGATCCTGCTCACCCAGGCGTACGCCCGGCTGCGCGCGGCCCTGCCGCCCCGTACGCCCGGCGGCCGCGTCGTCATGATGACCTCCGGCCAGGACATCGCCGACGGGATGCCGCACGAGGTTGCGTACGCGCTGGCCAATGGCGCCTTGGCGTCGGCCACCCGTACGCTCGCCACCGCGCTCGGCGACCTCGCGGTGACGGTCAACACCGTCGACCCGGGGCCCGTGGACACGGATTACCTTTCAGGTGACGTGTACGAGGCGATCGCCGCCCGCTTCCCGGCCGGCCGGTGGGGGATGCCGGACGACCCGGCCCGGCTCATCGCCTGGCTCGCGACGGATGAGGCGGAATGGGTCACGGGCCAGGTCGTCAACTCCGAGGGCGGCTTCCGCCGTACGTGA
- a CDS encoding GntR family transcriptional regulator codes for MGTTQLDTVPEPKYWHLKTVIGEALDSDFAVGEILPNERELAARFGVARATLRQALEQLELEGRLQRRRGVGTTVAPPRMGVDVSASLQDWPGSPTDAWQPVGCTTALPPAAVARALDTDTDEDVHTLRRMLVTHGQPVAAELLYVPSSSVPELSAIDAPAGAARARAVLRELQRLAPAGLDRAVELGSARADDAKELDRLPGAPVLVVTTRYLTEGRTAVVSVATYRADTCRLTFGASGDLEIRHDTAQRRAS; via the coding sequence GTGGGGACCACGCAGCTGGACACGGTGCCGGAGCCGAAGTACTGGCACCTCAAAACGGTGATCGGCGAGGCGCTCGACTCCGACTTCGCGGTCGGCGAGATCCTGCCCAACGAGCGCGAGCTCGCCGCCCGCTTCGGCGTCGCCCGGGCCACGCTCCGGCAGGCTCTTGAGCAACTGGAGCTGGAAGGCCGGCTGCAGCGCCGCCGCGGCGTCGGCACCACCGTCGCGCCGCCGCGCATGGGTGTCGACGTCTCCGCCTCCCTGCAGGACTGGCCGGGCTCCCCGACAGACGCCTGGCAGCCGGTCGGCTGCACGACCGCCCTGCCGCCCGCCGCCGTCGCCCGCGCACTCGACACGGACACCGACGAGGACGTCCACACTCTGCGCCGGATGCTGGTCACGCACGGCCAGCCGGTCGCCGCCGAACTGCTCTACGTCCCCTCCTCCTCCGTGCCCGAACTCTCCGCCATCGACGCCCCCGCGGGCGCCGCCCGTGCCCGCGCCGTCCTGCGCGAACTCCAGCGCCTCGCTCCGGCCGGCCTCGACCGGGCCGTCGAACTCGGCTCCGCCCGCGCCGACGACGCCAAGGAACTGGACCGCCTCCCCGGCGCCCCCGTCCTCGTCGTCACCACGCGCTACCTCACCGAGGGCCGCACGGCGGTCGTCTCGGTCGCGACCTACCGTGCGGACACCTGCCG